From Montipora foliosa isolate CH-2021 chromosome 6, ASM3666993v2, whole genome shotgun sequence, a single genomic window includes:
- the LOC138007289 gene encoding rho-related BTB domain-containing protein 1-like encodes MDEIDYDQELPRELIKCVVIGDTGVGKTRLICGEALGVGILPPNPTQKQHVHFPTVFAIDQYHVSQEIRQRANFKVDGVDVALRLWDTFGDHEFNRKFAYQHAHVVVLCFAINCPNTFKNVNAVWYSEIKRYCPRTPIVLVGTQSDWRMHFKNPNIVNTSRSLSKRMQECSLVTPDMGRQVAKEIGATYYETSVVTMWGINDVFENAVRTALITRRQTRFWSSHLKGVLKPQLQPPYLPDKPDAPGISVKASCYKENLIALLQSGMCADVEFLVQGQPIQAHKVVLCAASPVFAELFDAKEIGITSGLWTPRRLVLQDSLVFGKRGSLPRGFVAISSYNNAWVGDECSFYVQVIVDNFVSHRTFMYILEFLYSGNIPLEACTEELEEAARDLQISNLVDYVTNVLNNLEYMNTEVHSKMVRGMVSCCKKLVNSQTFSDIVFQVQGGIIVAHKAFLVARCEMMAAMFMTGHFKESGVQVVEFKDTNFDAFLKVLEFLYTGECPCLALDDTLAVMALANFFCLPRLVALCEQVIVKELNVSMATDEMAVAEDIIGYLVEAQIHNASQLEAWFIHFIATHYNAICRQCPKVIKNLDSSTLKSIEEKRWPPAWYILEADWYEKASQEADNEKTAEKLRKSHKRVRHKRKCSCLRVSA; translated from the exons ATGGATGAAATTGACTATGATCAAGAGCTCCCGCGTGAACTCATTAAGTGCGTGGTTATTGGTGACACGGGTGTCGGAAAAACACGACTGATCTGTGGTGAGGCTCTTGGTGTTGGTATACTCCCCCCAAACCCAACCCAGAAGCAACATGTTCATTTTCCCACTGTCTTTGCTATTGACCAGTATCATGTATCGCAAGAAATACGACAAAGAGCAAACTTCAAAGTTGATGGTGTAGATGTAGCATTGAGACTGTGGGACACATTTGGTGATCATGAATTCAACCGCAAGTTTGCCTATCAGCATGCGCATGTTGTGGTACTTTGTTTTGCCATCAACTGCCCTAATACCTTTAAAAATGTCAATGCGGTGTGGTACAGTGAAATTAAGAGGTACTGTCCAAGAACACCTATTGTTTTGGTGGGAACACAATCGGACTGGAGAATGCATTTCAAGAATCCAAATATTGTAAACACTAGTAGAAGCTTGTCCAAACGAATGCAAGAGTGTTCTCTTGTGACTCCTGATATGGGTCGCCAGGTAGCCAAGGAGATTGGGGCAACCTATTATGAGACAAGTGTCGTAACCATGTGGGGAATCAATGACGTGTTTGAAAATGCAGTACGCACAGCATTGATCACCAGACGTCAAACTCGTTTTTGGTCATCGCACCTAAAAGGTGTCTTGAAGCCCCAACTTCAGCCACCCTATCTCCCAGACAAGCCAGATGCCCCAGGGATCAGTGTGAAAGCATCCTGTTACAAGGAGAACCTGATAGCACTTTTACAAAGTGGAATGTGTGCTGATGTGGAGTTCTTAGTTCAAGGACAGCCTATCCAAGCGCACAAAGTGGTTCTTTGTGCTGCTTCACCGGTGTTTGCTGAACTCTTTGATGCAAAGGAAATTGGTATCACCAGTGGTCTTTGGACCCCTAGAAGGCTGGTTTTACAAGACTCGCTTGTGTTTGGAAAGAGAGGAAGTTTGCCGAGGGGTTTTGTGGCCATTAGTTCCTACAACAATGCCTGGGTTGGTGACGAGTGCAGCTTTTATGTACAAGTTATAGTTGACAATTTTGTGTCGCACAGAACTTTCATGTACATCCTTGAATTTCTGTACAGTGGTAACATTCCTCTGGAGGCATGCACAGAGGAGCTTGAGGAAGCAGCTCGGGATCTTCAAATTTCCAATCTTGTTGATTATGTCACAAATGTTTTGAACAACTTGGAGTACATGAACACTGAAGTCCATTCCAAGATGGTGCGAGGAATGGTTTCTTGCTGTAAGAAGCTAGTGAACTCTCAAACGTTTTCTGATATTGTGTTCCAAGTACAGGGTGGGATCATTGTTGCTCACAAGGCGTTTCTGGTCGCACGGTGTGAAATGATGGCAGCTATGTTCATGACAGGGCATTTCAAGGAAAGTGGAGTCCAAGTG GTGGAATTCAAAGACACCAATTTTGATGCATTTTTGAAAGTCCTTGAGTTTCTCTATACTGGCGAGTGTCCCTGCCTAGCTTTGGATGACACCCTCGCCGTAATGGCTTTAGCAAACTTTTTTTGTTTGCCAAGACTTGTTGCTCTTTGCGAGCAGGTCATTGTGAAAGAACTCAATGTTTCTATGGCAACAGATGAAATGGCTGTAGCAGAAGATATTATTG GATACCTGGTTGAAGCTCAGATCCATAATGCTTCTCAGCTGGAAGCGTGGTTTATTCACTTTATTGCCACTCATTACAATGCCATCTGTCGTCAGTGTCCAAAAGTTATCAAGAACCTCGACTCTAGTACTCTCAAGTCGATAGAAGAAAAACGCTGGCCTCCAGCATGGTATATACTGGAAGCAGATTGGTATGAGAAGGCTTCACAAGAAGCGGATAATGAAAAGACTGCGGAGAAGTTACGAAAGTCACACAAGAGAGTGAGGCACAAGCGAAAATGTAGCTGTTTGCGAGTGTCTGCTTGA
- the LOC138007290 gene encoding uncharacterized protein: MAASRMMLAFPRLHVDPSAITGLVEWYCDRLGMSITKEMQSNKELIQWIGYKDRPQSSFVEFRSSLKQPKLPKFYNHQPSSDVYWKIGLSLVDVDTARSKLVSQGVDVSFPTQFMDIGYMCHLTDPFGYTIELLQQDFQSNFCPQKVKTFLQPNLALGQQAHIGQITLRVSNIEKSLSFYQSVLGMKLLSRQSVPHKFNLYFLACTEETPPSDDVNAVAIREWLWRRPYTTLELQHWPTEQCRKYKTANINQESGFTALAFQVDADRFQELKSHANAKDVSMEYPEYDSDVLECKDPDGSSVLFILQNCS; the protein is encoded by the coding sequence atggctgcctcTAGGATGATGTTGGCATTCCCCCGACTTCACGTTGACCCCTCAGCAATAACAGGCCTTGTGGAGTGGTACTGTGATCGACTGGGAATGAGCATTACTAAAGAGATGCAGAGCAACAAAGAGTTGATACAGTGGATCGGCTACAAGGATCGGCCGCAGTCGTCCTTTGTAGAATTTCGCTCTTCCCTTAAACAACCCAAGCTTCCCAAGTTCTACAATCACCAACCATCCTCCGATGTTTATTGGAAAATAGGGTTATCCCTGGTTGATGTAGACACTGCTCGCTCGAAACTTGTGAGTCAAGGCGTTGATGTTTCTTTTCCCACTCAATTCATGGATATTGGCTACATGTGTCACCTAACTGACCCTTTCGGTTACACTATAGAATTATTACAGCAAGATTTTCAATCTAACTTCTGTCCACAAAAAGTAAAAACCTTTCTGCAGCCGAACCTAGCCTTGGGTCAGCAAGCTCACATAGGGCAAATTACACTTCGTGTCTCTAACATTGAAAAAAGCCTAAGCTTTTACCAGTCAGTCCTTGGTATGAAGCTGTTATCACGACAAAGTGTTCCCCATAAATTCAACTTGTACTTCCTAGCATGTACTGAAGAGACTCCTCCTTCAGATGATGTCAATGCTGTGGCCATCAGAGAGTGGCTCTGGAGAAGGCCTTATACAACTCTGGAACTACAACACTGGCCGACTGAACAATGCAGAAAGTACAAAACTGCTAACATAAACCAGGAAAGTGGCTTTACTGCTCTGGCATTCCAAGTTGATGCTGACCGTTTCCAGGAGCTAAAATCTCATGCGAATGCAAAAGATGTCAGTATGGAATATCCAGAGTACGATAGTGATGTCCTGGAATGCAAAGACCCAGATGGTTCAAGTGTCCTGTTTATCCTGCAAAATTGCTCTTAG